The following coding sequences lie in one Sorex araneus isolate mSorAra2 chromosome 4, mSorAra2.pri, whole genome shotgun sequence genomic window:
- the LOC101553008 gene encoding amine sulfotransferase-like yields the protein MDSDDYLLHFKGYNFERSLVDVDLLENLEDFEIRDDDVFIITYPKSGTIWTQQILSLIYFEEHRKQTQKTDTIDRAPFLEYNIRNMNYITRPSPRLFSSHLPYYLVPNGLKNKKAKIVYVYRNPKDVMTSFFHFSNLVVKLEVAESIQSYMNTFLDGKVIGSIWFDHVKGWYEHRHKFNILFVSYEEMKKDLKSAVQKICKFLGKELSEDDLDAVVTQATFKNMKSDPRANYNDILKYEIGTRNDTGRFLRKGTIGDWKNHFTVEQSERFDKIFQKKMKDINLKFIWDINEE from the exons ATGGACAGTGACGATTATTTACTGCACTTTAAAGGCTATAATTTTGAACGTTCTTTAGTTGATGTTGACTTACTAGAGAATCTAGAGGATTTTGAAATTAGAGATGATGATGTCTTCATAATTACCTACCCTAAATCTG GTACCATCTGGACTCAGCAGATATTAAGCTTGATTTATTTTGAGGAACATCGTAAACAGACTCAAAAAACGGACACAATTGACAGAGCCCCATTCCTAGAATACAACATTCGAAATATGAACTACATCACCAGACCATCCCCTCGCCTTTTCTCTTCCCATCTGCCATATTATTTAGTGCCCAATGGTCTCAAGAACAAAAAAGCTAAA ATTGTTTATGTCTACAGAAACCCCAAAGATgttatgacctcatttttccatttttcaaatttgGTGGTTAAATTGGAAGTTGCTGAAAGCATTCAAAGTTACATGAACACTTTCCTAGATGGAAAAG TGATAGGAAGCATTTGGTTTGATCATGTCAAAGGCTGGTATGAACACAGACATAAATTTAATATTCTGTTTGTGTCATATGAGGAGATGAAGAAG GATCTCAAAAGTGCTGTGCAAAAAATCTGTAAGTTTCTTGGGAAAGAACTCAGTGAAGATGACTTAGATGCTGTTGTGACGCAAGCTACATTTAAGAATATGAAATCTGATCCACGAGCAAATTACaatgatatattaaaatatgagatTGGAACAAGAAATGATACTGGGCGTTTCCTGCGCAAAG GTACTATTGGTGACTGGAAAAATCACTTTACTGTGGAGCAAAGTGAAAGATTCGACAAAATATTCCAAAAGAAGATGAAAGATATAAATCTGAAGTTCATCTGGGATATAAATGAGGAGTAG